In one window of Pseudochaenichthys georgianus chromosome 5, fPseGeo1.2, whole genome shotgun sequence DNA:
- the LOC117446151 gene encoding uncharacterized protein → MLSSPKDHGWGQDIEVLVLLYSLAHGLSLSVVSSAFGIPKSTVHRITRYVIGKIKANLKTLISLPTAYELAEIGDGFCQLAKSPAFHRAAGAIHGCHIRIKPSGNEYHKDCINYKLFPSIQMQAICDSTGRFLDVFIGYPGSVHDARVLRNSPIFCQALFPPAGWFLADGGYPCLEKTVGLLKVPHGQVQARFNVHHARARCVVERAFGRMKTRWRATLFKALEVSPSFAPDIIACCAFLHNLCINMNDVLEDAEAFPPEDQDQNPPPAAAGGQESPGHHLRDRIAAQLSASVQMAPHLREHNYI, encoded by the coding sequence ATGCTTTCCTCCCCAAAGGACCACGGATGGGGACAAGACATCGAGGTGCTTGTTCTCCTCTACAGCTTGGCCCATGGACTATCACTCTCTGTGGTGAGTTCAGCATTCGGGATTCCCAAATCGACGGTCCACAGGATCACCAGATACGTCATCGGGAAGATAAAGGCCAACCTGAAGACCCTAATTTCCCTGCCAACCGCATATGAGCTTGCAGAGATTGGAGACGGCTTCTGTCAGCTTGCCAAGAGCCCTGCATTTCACCGTGCTGCTGGTGCGATTCATGGATGCCACATACGCATCAAACCATCAGGAAACGAGTACCACAAAGACTGCATAAACTACAAGCTGTTTCCTTCCATACAGATGCAGGCCATCTGTGACTCAACTGGGAGATTCCTGGATGTTTTCATTGGCTATCCAGGCTCCGTTCATGATGCCAGAGTACTTCGCAACAGCCCCATCTTCTGCCAGGCACTGTTTCCCCCAGCTGGTTGGTTCCTTGCGGACGGTGGTTATCCCTGCCTGGAAAAAACAGTAGGATTACTCAAGGTCCCTCATGGCCAGGTGCAGGCCAGATTCAACGTGCATCATGCCAGGGCTCGGTGTGTGGTGGAAAGAGCATTTGGAAGGATGAAGACTCGCTGGAGGGCCACCCTTTTCAAAGCGCTGGAGGTCAGTCCAAGCTTTGCCCCTGACATCATTGCATGTTGTGCATTTCTGCACAATCTTTGCATAAACATGAATGATGTCCTTGAGGATGCTGAAGCCTTCCCCCCTGAAGATCAGGACCAGAATCCTCCCCCTGCCGCAGCAGGTGGACAGGAAAGTCCTGGACACCACCTAAGGGACAGGATTGCTGCACAACTCTCTGCTTCTGTCCAAATGGCACCACACCTGAGAGAACACAACTACATttaa